One genomic segment of Candidatus Omnitrophota bacterium includes these proteins:
- a CDS encoding ABC transporter ATP-binding protein, with product MIDITGLSKRYGATAALHDVTLRVEPKERMVICGHSGCGKTTLLRLIAGLDTPDGGEIHLNRQLASNATTAVAPARRNIAMVFQDLALWPHLSVAQNIAFGLERVISDRNARRDEVANILQLLRLEGKAASAPSELSGGEQQRVALGRAIIRRPSILLMDEPLAHVDDELRDALTHLMLDLQARFGMTLVYVTHDRDLAARMAGSQAFMSHGRIERVERSHA from the coding sequence ATGATTGACATCACAGGCCTGAGCAAACGGTACGGCGCAACCGCAGCGCTGCATGACGTGACGCTGCGCGTTGAGCCGAAGGAGCGGATGGTGATCTGCGGCCATTCCGGTTGCGGGAAAACCACGCTGCTGCGGCTGATTGCAGGATTGGATACGCCGGATGGCGGAGAGATCCATCTGAACCGGCAGCTTGCCAGCAATGCCACGACGGCGGTGGCCCCAGCACGGCGCAACATCGCCATGGTGTTCCAGGATCTCGCCCTCTGGCCGCATCTGAGTGTGGCGCAGAACATCGCCTTTGGCCTTGAGCGCGTGATCAGCGATCGAAACGCGCGGCGAGACGAGGTGGCGAACATCTTGCAGTTGCTGCGGCTTGAGGGAAAAGCTGCGTCGGCTCCGTCGGAGCTCTCCGGCGGGGAGCAGCAGCGGGTGGCTTTGGGCCGGGCCATCATCAGGCGGCCCTCCATCCTCCTGATGGATGAACCGCTGGCCCATGTGGACGATGAGCTTCGGGATGCGCTTACCCACCTGATGCTGGATCTTCAGGCGCGTTTTGGCATGACGCTGGTGTATGTGACCCACGACCGGGATTTGGCGGCGCGGATGGCAGGATCGCAAGCCTTCATGTCGCACGGGCGCATCGAGCGCGTGGAGCGATCGCATGCGTAA
- a CDS encoding chromate resistance protein has product MRKVAGLLVCLLAASAGEAAQQPHVYSTRDVLEFDACASAWLIKRFVDPQARFTFHPSGALITDGIPFNTPEAAWRTTQTMTTYELILRDAHLRDAALIRLGEMVHEIELTYSRSFNTEASALNERILALTKQEPDPAKALEQSFIVLDGVYRALQQRPQGSS; this is encoded by the coding sequence ATGCGTAAGGTCGCTGGGCTGTTGGTGTGCCTGCTGGCTGCGAGCGCCGGCGAAGCCGCCCAACAGCCGCACGTCTACTCAACACGTGATGTGTTGGAGTTCGATGCGTGCGCCTCGGCATGGCTCATCAAGCGGTTTGTCGACCCCCAGGCGCGTTTTACGTTCCATCCTTCGGGCGCCTTGATCACCGACGGCATTCCGTTTAACACGCCGGAAGCGGCGTGGCGAACGACGCAGACGATGACCACGTACGAGCTAATCCTGCGGGATGCCCATCTGCGCGATGCGGCGTTGATCCGCCTCGGCGAGATGGTGCATGAGATCGAGCTGACCTATTCGCGCTCGTTTAACACGGAAGCCAGCGCCCTGAATGAGCGCATCCTCGCTCTCACCAAGCAGGAACCGGACCCGGCCAAAGCGCTGGAGCAGAGCTTTATCGTCTTGGATGGCGTGTATCGCGCCTTGCAGCAAAGGCCACAAGGGTCATCCTGA
- a CDS encoding ATP-binding protein, with translation MIPRHVSACLRRSTRSVLLLGPRQTGKSTLVRSLQPDLTVNLAHEPTYLQFARNPAELEERLAAGRFKTVFIDEVQRLPSLLNTIQVLLDESDRRIKYYLTGSSARKLKRGHANLLPGRIHTYHLGSVVASELEYRLQTSKALEIGTLPGIWTEPDAGTQRKTLQTYASTYLKEEIQAEALTRNIEGFSRFLFVVAAEAGKFLDLSKLASAAGVPRQSAVRFFELLEDTLVLRRCEAFRKSERRRLTQSPRHFFFDTGVLNGLLNNFTASGDRLGMLFEHLLFNQLVDSALAKDQSLRISSYRTEHGAEVDFIVEYGRHVLAIEAKASSTIGRSDLRGFRSFAEYYGKKHRSVIAYLGSVRKVIDGIEVLPWQSLLNDLGL, from the coding sequence ATGATTCCTCGGCACGTAAGCGCTTGCCTACGGCGCTCCACCCGGAGCGTCTTGCTGCTGGGTCCTCGCCAAACAGGGAAATCCACCCTGGTGCGCTCCCTCCAGCCTGATCTGACCGTGAATCTCGCGCATGAACCCACGTACCTGCAATTTGCCCGCAACCCGGCCGAGCTGGAAGAGCGCTTGGCGGCTGGCCGCTTTAAGACCGTCTTCATTGACGAAGTGCAGCGCCTGCCCAGCCTCCTGAATACGATTCAGGTCCTGCTCGATGAATCGGATCGGAGGATCAAGTATTACCTCACCGGTTCCAGTGCCAGGAAACTGAAGCGCGGCCATGCCAATTTACTCCCCGGACGAATCCATACCTATCATCTGGGCTCCGTGGTCGCCTCGGAACTCGAGTATCGGCTGCAGACGAGCAAGGCGTTGGAGATCGGCACCTTGCCTGGCATTTGGACCGAGCCGGATGCCGGCACGCAACGCAAAACGCTTCAGACGTATGCGTCGACCTACTTGAAGGAAGAAATTCAGGCCGAGGCGTTGACGAGGAATATCGAAGGATTTTCCCGCTTTCTATTCGTCGTGGCTGCCGAAGCGGGCAAGTTCCTCGATCTGTCCAAGCTCGCATCTGCGGCCGGTGTTCCTCGGCAATCCGCCGTCAGATTTTTTGAGTTGCTAGAAGACACCCTCGTGCTGCGCCGGTGCGAGGCGTTTCGGAAATCCGAGCGCCGGCGACTGACCCAAAGCCCCCGCCACTTCTTTTTTGATACCGGCGTGCTGAATGGCTTGCTGAACAACTTCACCGCGTCGGGGGATCGCCTTGGGATGCTGTTTGAGCACCTCCTCTTCAATCAGCTCGTGGACAGCGCGTTGGCGAAAGACCAATCGCTGCGCATCTCGTCCTATCGCACGGAACATGGCGCGGAGGTAGATTTCATCGTTGAGTATGGCCGGCACGTGCTCGCCATTGAAGCCAAGGCTTCCTCGACGATCGGCCGATCCGACCTGCGAGGGTTTCGGAGCTTTGCCGAATACTACGGCAAGAAGCACCGATCGGTTATTGCCTATCTGGGGAGCGTGCGCAAAGTGATCGACGGCATCGAGGTCCTCCCGTGGCAGTCGCTCCTCAACGATTTGGGTCTGTAG